The Pseudomonas fluorescens genome includes a window with the following:
- a CDS encoding ABC transporter ATP-binding protein — protein sequence MSLKLEHICRTVEGQTWIDDANLSFEPGSFNVLLGRTLSGKTSLMRLMAGLDKPDSGRILMNGVDVTHRPVRLRNVSMVYQQFINYPTMTVFENIASPLRQAGVSNEVIQSKVLETARMLRIEKFLQRHPLELSGGQQQRTAMARALVKDAELILFDEPLVNLDYKLREELRQEMRELFQARHTIAVYATTEPNEALALGGTTTILHEGRVIQSGKSSSVYHQPQTVLAAELFSEPPINLMPGRIAGNEVSFANFVHFPLNVDLRPVGEGEFRFGVRPSHISLVPSNDDDLELAVTVEVAEISGSETFLHVRNEHFLLVLHLPGVHEYDVDAPIRIYIPTHKLFVFDAQGKLVQAPGQRIARVA from the coding sequence ATGTCATTAAAGCTTGAGCACATCTGTCGCACCGTCGAAGGCCAGACCTGGATCGACGATGCCAATCTGAGTTTCGAACCCGGATCCTTCAACGTCTTGTTGGGCCGTACGCTGTCCGGCAAGACCAGTCTCATGCGCCTGATGGCCGGTCTGGACAAGCCCGACAGCGGCCGCATCCTGATGAACGGCGTCGACGTCACCCACCGCCCGGTGCGGCTGCGCAATGTGTCGATGGTTTACCAGCAGTTCATCAACTACCCGACCATGACTGTTTTCGAAAACATCGCCTCGCCGTTGCGCCAGGCCGGTGTGTCCAACGAGGTGATCCAGAGCAAGGTGCTGGAAACCGCCAGGATGCTGCGCATCGAGAAATTCCTGCAGCGCCATCCGCTGGAATTGTCCGGCGGCCAGCAGCAGCGCACGGCCATGGCCCGGGCCTTGGTCAAGGACGCCGAACTGATCCTGTTCGACGAGCCGCTAGTGAACCTGGACTACAAGCTGCGTGAAGAGCTGCGTCAGGAAATGCGCGAATTGTTCCAGGCCCGCCACACCATCGCCGTCTACGCCACCACCGAGCCCAACGAGGCGTTGGCCCTGGGGGGCACCACCACGATCCTGCATGAGGGCCGGGTGATCCAGAGCGGCAAATCGTCCTCTGTGTATCACCAGCCGCAAACCGTGCTGGCCGCCGAGTTGTTTTCCGAACCGCCGATCAACCTCATGCCGGGTCGTATCGCCGGCAACGAAGTCAGCTTCGCCAATTTCGTGCACTTTCCGCTGAATGTCGACCTGCGCCCGGTGGGCGAGGGTGAGTTCCGTTTCGGCGTGCGCCCCAGCCATATTTCCCTGGTGCCGAGCAACGACGACGACCTCGAACTGGCGGTGACCGTCGAGGTGGCCGAGATCAGTGGCTCGGAGACCTTCCTGCACGTGCGCAATGAACATTTCCTGCTGGTGCTGCACTTGCCAGGAGTGCATGAGTACGACGTGGATGCGCCGATCCGCATCTACATTCCGACCCATAAACTGTTTGTCTTCGACGCCCAGGGCAAGCTGGTCCAAGCCCCAGGGCAGCGTATCGCGAGGGTTGCCTGA
- a CDS encoding ABC transporter ATP-binding protein, giving the protein MAEIRLQNLAHSYTSTPAGPEDYAIREMNHIWEQGGAYALLGPSGCGKSTLLNIISGLLSPSEGQVMFDSKVVNDLTPERRNIAQVFQFPVVYDTMTVFDNLAFPLRNQGMAEARIHTKVQEIAEVLDLQNLLDKKARNLTADEKQKVSMGRGLVRDDVSAILFDEPLTVIDPHLKWKLRRKLKQIHEQFNITMVYVTHDQLEASTFADKIAVMYGGQIVQFGTPRDLFERPSHTFVGYFIGSPGMNLIEVTAQPGGVGFASTHLPLSETLQRRVAEAEGKSLKVGIRPEFVHVWDGPYDDAMQADVVHVEDLGTYKILTLNLDGVPLKVRLAEDKPVPEGTAYISFPGQWLMVYADEYLLEPLSEVQP; this is encoded by the coding sequence ATGGCTGAAATTCGTTTGCAGAACCTCGCCCACAGCTACACCAGCACCCCGGCGGGCCCCGAGGACTACGCGATCCGCGAGATGAACCACATCTGGGAGCAGGGCGGCGCCTATGCGCTGCTCGGACCTTCGGGCTGCGGCAAGTCCACCTTGCTCAACATCATTTCCGGACTGCTCAGCCCCTCCGAGGGGCAGGTGATGTTCGACAGCAAAGTCGTCAACGACCTGACCCCGGAGCGGCGCAACATCGCCCAGGTGTTCCAGTTCCCGGTGGTGTACGACACCATGACCGTGTTCGACAACCTAGCGTTCCCGCTGCGTAACCAGGGCATGGCCGAGGCCAGGATCCACACCAAGGTCCAGGAAATCGCCGAGGTCCTGGACCTGCAGAACCTGCTGGACAAAAAGGCCCGCAACCTGACCGCCGACGAAAAACAGAAAGTCTCCATGGGCCGCGGGCTGGTGCGCGACGATGTGTCGGCGATCCTGTTCGACGAGCCGCTGACGGTGATCGACCCGCACCTGAAATGGAAACTGCGGCGCAAGCTCAAGCAGATCCACGAGCAGTTCAACATCACCATGGTCTACGTCACCCACGACCAGTTGGAAGCCTCGACGTTCGCCGACAAGATCGCGGTGATGTACGGCGGCCAGATCGTGCAGTTCGGCACGCCCCGGGATTTGTTCGAGCGCCCGAGCCACACCTTTGTCGGCTACTTCATCGGCAGCCCGGGGATGAACCTGATCGAGGTCACGGCACAGCCCGGTGGCGTCGGCTTCGCCTCGACGCACTTGCCGCTGTCGGAAACCTTGCAACGACGGGTCGCCGAAGCCGAAGGCAAAAGCCTGAAGGTCGGTATCCGTCCCGAGTTCGTGCATGTCTGGGATGGCCCTTACGACGACGCGATGCAGGCTGACGTGGTCCATGTCGAAGACCTGGGCACCTACAAGATCCTGACCCTCAACCTCGATGGCGTACCGCTGAAAGTACGGCTGGCCGAAGACAAGCCCGTGCCCGAAGGCACCGCGTACATCAGTTTTCCGGGCCAATGGCTGATGGTCTATGCCGATGAGTATTTGCTGGAACCGCTGAGCGAGGTGCAGCCATGA
- a CDS encoding carbohydrate ABC transporter permease has product MNKVQNNKAWWLVLPVFLLVAFSAVIPMMTVVNYSVQDIFDQSSRYFVGADWYKQVLLDPRLHDSLLRQFIYSACVLLIEIPLGIAIALTMPTKGKWSSLVLIILAIPLLIPWNVVGTIWQIFGRADIGLLGSTLNGLGINYNYAANTMDAWVTVLVMDVWHWTSLVALLCYSGLRAIPDVYYQAARIDRASNWAVFRHIQLPKMKSVLLIAVMLRFMDSFMIYTEPFVLTGGGPGNATTFLSQTLTQMAIGQFDLGPAAAFSLVYFLIILLVSWLFYTAMTHSDANR; this is encoded by the coding sequence ATGAACAAGGTGCAGAACAACAAGGCCTGGTGGCTGGTATTGCCGGTGTTCCTGCTGGTGGCCTTCAGTGCCGTGATCCCGATGATGACGGTGGTCAATTATTCGGTGCAGGACATCTTCGACCAGTCCAGCCGCTACTTCGTCGGCGCCGACTGGTACAAGCAGGTGCTGCTCGATCCACGGCTGCACGATTCGCTGCTACGCCAGTTCATCTACTCAGCGTGCGTGCTGCTGATTGAAATCCCCCTGGGCATCGCCATCGCCCTGACCATGCCGACCAAGGGCAAATGGTCGTCCCTGGTGTTGATCATCCTCGCGATCCCACTGCTGATCCCGTGGAACGTGGTGGGCACCATCTGGCAGATTTTCGGCCGCGCTGACATCGGTTTGCTGGGCTCGACCCTCAACGGCCTGGGCATCAACTACAACTATGCGGCCAACACCATGGACGCCTGGGTCACCGTGCTGGTGATGGATGTCTGGCACTGGACTTCGCTGGTGGCGCTGCTGTGCTATTCGGGGCTGCGGGCGATTCCCGACGTGTACTACCAGGCCGCGCGGATCGACCGGGCGTCGAACTGGGCCGTGTTCCGGCACATCCAGTTGCCGAAGATGAAGAGCGTGCTGCTGATCGCGGTGATGCTGCGTTTCATGGACAGTTTCATGATCTACACCGAGCCGTTCGTACTCACTGGCGGCGGGCCGGGCAACGCCACCACGTTCCTCAGCCAGACCCTGACGCAGATGGCTATCGGCCAATTCGACCTGGGCCCGGCGGCGGCGTTTTCCCTGGTGTACTTCCTGATCATTCTGTTGGTGTCCTGGCTGTTCTACACCGCCATGACGCACTCCGACGCCAACCGTTGA
- a CDS encoding carbohydrate ABC transporter permease encodes MSKRKLIPLLIYILFLLVPIYWLLNMSFKSNTEILGSLTLWPQDFTFHNYKVIFTDPSWYTGYLNSLYYVSLNTVISLGVALPAAYAFSRYRFLGDKHLFFWLLTNRMAPPAVFLLPFFQLYSSIGLFDTHIAVALAHCLFNVPLAVWILEGFMSGVPKEIDETAYIDGYSFPKFFAKIFIPLIGSGIGVTAFFCFMFSWVELLLARTLTSVNAKPIAAVMTRTVSASGIDWGVLAAAGVLTILPGMLVIWFVRNHVAKGFALGRV; translated from the coding sequence ATGAGCAAGAGAAAGCTGATACCCCTGCTGATCTACATCCTGTTCCTGCTGGTGCCCATCTACTGGCTGCTGAATATGTCGTTCAAGAGCAACACCGAGATCCTCGGCAGCCTGACCCTGTGGCCGCAGGATTTCACCTTCCACAACTACAAGGTGATCTTCACCGACCCGAGCTGGTACACCGGTTACTTGAACTCGCTGTACTACGTGAGCCTGAACACGGTGATCTCCCTGGGCGTCGCGTTGCCGGCCGCCTATGCGTTTTCCCGCTATCGGTTCCTGGGGGACAAGCACCTGTTCTTCTGGCTGCTCACCAACCGCATGGCGCCACCGGCGGTGTTCCTGTTGCCGTTCTTCCAGCTGTATTCGTCCATCGGGTTGTTCGACACCCACATCGCCGTGGCCCTGGCCCACTGCCTGTTCAACGTGCCATTGGCGGTGTGGATCCTCGAAGGCTTCATGTCCGGGGTGCCGAAAGAAATTGACGAGACCGCCTACATTGACGGCTACAGTTTCCCCAAGTTCTTCGCCAAGATCTTCATTCCGTTGATCGGCTCCGGCATCGGCGTCACGGCGTTCTTCTGCTTCATGTTTTCCTGGGTAGAGCTGTTACTGGCGCGCACGCTCACTTCGGTGAATGCCAAGCCGATCGCAGCGGTCATGACCCGTACGGTGTCGGCGTCCGGTATCGACTGGGGCGTGCTGGCGGCGGCGGGGGTGTTGACCATCCTGCCGGGCATGCTGGTGATCTGGTTCGTTCGCAACCACGTGGCCAAGGGCTTTGCCCTGGGCCGGGTCTGA
- a CDS encoding DUF2160 domain-containing protein: protein MEWMNWTAPTAAFFGVIALLLAGMTTWELRSPSIPRRGFLPIATTRGDRLFIGLLGSAYLHLLVIGVTDWSIWIAFALSVVWLLAVMRWG, encoded by the coding sequence ATGGAATGGATGAACTGGACCGCCCCCACGGCGGCGTTCTTTGGGGTCATCGCCTTGCTGCTGGCAGGCATGACCACGTGGGAATTGCGTTCGCCGAGTATCCCTCGGCGTGGTTTCCTGCCGATTGCCACCACCCGTGGCGATCGGTTGTTTATCGGTCTTCTCGGTAGCGCCTATCTGCATCTGCTGGTGATTGGCGTTACCGACTGGAGCATCTGGATAGCGTTCGCGTTGTCTGTGGTGTGGCTGTTGGCAGTGATGCGGTGGGGCTAA
- a CDS encoding ABC transporter substrate-binding protein: MFDKNNKLRHSVSLAAMLALSGLSAAAWADAYEDAAKKWIGSEFKPSTLTAEQQLEELKWFIKAAQPFRGMKINVVSETIATHEYESKVLAKAFSEITGIQLTHDLLQEGDVVEKLQTQMQSDKNIYDGWVNDSDLIGTHFRYGKTESITDLMANEGKDFTSPTLDLKDFIGISFTTAPDGKVYQLPDQQFANLYWFRADWFERADLKAKFKEKYGYELGVPVNWSAYEDIAKFFSEDVKEIDGKRVYGHMDYGKKDPSLGWRFTDAWFSMAGGGDKGLPNGLPVDEWGIRVEDCHPVGSSVTRGGDTNGPAAVFATTKYVDWMKKYAPPEAAGMTFSESGPVPSQGNIAQQIFWYTAFTADMTKPGLPVVNADGTPKWRMAPSPRGPYWEEGMKLGYQDVGSWTFMKSTPEKQKLAAWLYAQFVTSKTVSLKKTIVGLTPIRESDINSQALTDLAPKLGGLVEFYRSPARVQWTPTGTNVPDYPRLAQLWWSHIAEAASGEKTPQQALDGLAKDQDAIMTRLERSKAQATCAPKMNPERDAQYWFDQPGAPKPKLANEKPKGETVSYTELLKSWEAARK; this comes from the coding sequence ATGTTCGATAAAAACAATAAGCTGCGACATAGCGTTTCATTGGCAGCCATGCTGGCACTCAGCGGGCTGAGCGCTGCGGCCTGGGCCGACGCCTATGAAGACGCCGCTAAAAAGTGGATCGGCAGTGAATTCAAGCCGTCTACCTTGACAGCCGAGCAGCAGCTCGAAGAACTCAAGTGGTTCATCAAGGCCGCCCAGCCGTTTCGTGGGATGAAAATCAACGTGGTGTCGGAAACCATCGCCACCCACGAATATGAATCCAAGGTGTTGGCCAAGGCCTTCAGCGAAATCACCGGGATCCAGCTGACCCACGACCTGCTCCAGGAAGGCGACGTGGTGGAGAAGCTGCAGACCCAGATGCAGTCGGACAAGAATATCTATGATGGCTGGGTCAACGACTCGGACTTGATCGGTACGCACTTCCGCTATGGCAAGACCGAATCGATCACCGACCTGATGGCCAATGAAGGCAAGGACTTCACCTCGCCGACCCTGGACCTCAAGGACTTCATCGGTATCTCCTTTACCACCGCGCCGGACGGCAAGGTCTATCAACTGCCCGACCAGCAATTCGCCAACCTGTACTGGTTCCGCGCTGACTGGTTCGAACGTGCGGACCTGAAGGCCAAGTTCAAGGAGAAATACGGCTACGAGCTGGGCGTGCCGGTGAACTGGTCGGCCTATGAGGACATTGCCAAGTTCTTCTCCGAAGACGTCAAGGAAATCGACGGCAAGCGCGTCTATGGTCACATGGACTACGGCAAGAAAGACCCGTCCCTGGGTTGGCGCTTCACCGATGCCTGGTTCTCCATGGCCGGCGGCGGCGACAAGGGCCTGCCCAACGGTTTGCCAGTGGACGAGTGGGGCATTCGCGTCGAGGATTGCCATCCGGTCGGTTCCAGCGTGACCCGTGGCGGCGACACCAACGGTCCCGCGGCTGTGTTCGCGACCACCAAGTACGTGGACTGGATGAAGAAATACGCACCGCCGGAAGCTGCGGGCATGACCTTCTCCGAGTCCGGCCCGGTGCCGTCCCAAGGCAACATCGCCCAGCAGATTTTCTGGTACACCGCTTTCACCGCCGACATGACCAAGCCGGGCCTGCCGGTGGTGAACGCCGATGGCACGCCGAAATGGCGCATGGCACCTTCGCCACGCGGCCCGTATTGGGAAGAGGGCATGAAGCTGGGGTATCAGGACGTGGGTTCCTGGACATTCATGAAATCCACGCCGGAGAAGCAAAAGCTCGCGGCCTGGCTCTATGCGCAGTTCGTGACGTCCAAGACCGTGTCGCTGAAGAAAACCATCGTTGGCTTGACGCCGATTCGTGAGTCGGACATCAACTCCCAGGCGTTGACCGACCTAGCGCCGAAACTCGGTGGCCTGGTGGAGTTCTACCGCAGCCCGGCCCGCGTGCAATGGACCCCGACCGGGACCAACGTGCCGGACTACCCGCGCCTGGCTCAGCTGTGGTGGAGCCACATCGCCGAAGCCGCCAGTGGCGAGAAGACCCCGCAGCAGGCCCTCGATGGCTTGGCCAAGGACCAGGATGCGATCATGACGCGCCTGGAACGCTCCAAGGCCCAAGCCACCTGCGCCCCGAAAATGAACCCCGAGCGCGACGCGCAATACTGGTTCGACCAACCGGGCGCACCGAAGCCGAAACTGGCGAACGAGAAGCCTAAAGGTGAAACAGTGAGCTACACCGAGCTGTTGAAATCGTGGGAGGCAGCACGCAAGTAA
- a CDS encoding alpha/beta hydrolase yields MPLPLFSRLRRRWLAFLVMSAMVVGLPVGCAVLQHKERELVFRIEPGTASWFSGLPSGVQEFDLKPKSFKAGENIHGWWWPAERKNAPTILYLHGVRWNLTGQLFRIQQLRALGYSVLAIDYRGFGKSHGDLPSEASVYEDARIAWERLKVLQPDPALRLIYGHSLGGAVAVDLAAQLGQEAAKNGAAQVRGLIIESTFTSLGDVATAMANTSLPVRWLLSQKFDSIDKIGEINMPLLVVHGSADRYVPPRFSEQLFNAAREPKRLLLVPGATHNNSMSLAGKNYGQALNALMKSPPSPVAGNALASPAKAG; encoded by the coding sequence ATGCCTTTACCTTTATTCTCTCGCCTTCGGCGGCGCTGGCTGGCCTTCCTTGTCATGAGCGCAATGGTGGTCGGGCTGCCGGTGGGCTGTGCAGTGCTGCAACATAAGGAACGCGAGCTGGTCTTTCGCATCGAGCCGGGGACCGCGAGCTGGTTCAGTGGGCTTCCCAGCGGCGTGCAGGAATTCGATCTCAAGCCCAAGAGTTTCAAGGCCGGGGAAAATATCCACGGCTGGTGGTGGCCGGCCGAACGCAAGAACGCACCGACGATCCTGTACTTGCACGGTGTGCGTTGGAATTTGACCGGCCAGTTGTTTCGTATCCAGCAACTGAGGGCGCTGGGTTATTCGGTGCTGGCTATCGATTATCGTGGCTTTGGCAAAAGCCATGGGGATCTGCCGTCGGAAGCCAGCGTCTATGAGGATGCACGCATCGCTTGGGAACGCCTCAAGGTACTGCAACCGGACCCGGCCCTGCGGCTGATCTACGGTCACTCTCTGGGCGGTGCCGTCGCGGTGGACCTCGCTGCGCAGTTGGGCCAGGAGGCCGCGAAGAATGGCGCTGCCCAGGTCCGCGGCCTGATCATCGAATCCACGTTCACCTCCCTGGGCGATGTCGCCACCGCAATGGCAAATACGTCCCTGCCGGTGCGCTGGTTGTTGTCACAGAAATTCGACTCCATCGACAAAATCGGCGAGATCAACATGCCGCTGCTGGTGGTCCATGGTTCTGCCGATCGTTACGTCCCGCCGCGCTTCAGCGAGCAACTGTTCAACGCCGCCCGGGAGCCCAAGCGCCTGCTGCTGGTGCCGGGGGCGACGCATAACAACAGCATGAGCCTGGCGGGCAAAAACTACGGGCAGGCATTGAATGCCCTGATGAAAAGCCCACCATCGCCCGTGGCCGGAAACGCCTTGGCCAGCCCGGCCAAAGCGGGTTGA
- a CDS encoding ChbG/HpnK family deacetylase, producing the protein MPRQVIVNADDFGLSLSENALILRAFETGVISSTTAMANMPGFDQACEMARQPLLNGHVGLHFNLSYGPPLGQAITSRAVFCDASGQFDLNLSRYCLRLGSKDLAAVEDELQAQWQHCLDHGLRPSHLDSHQHVHNIWPIGELVARFAARQGVPIRLARNLGANLNLPKRIFKTLLNRRMRSLCGATADYVCTPADLDHAAPPAYGSLEVIVHPMQLDGDFGDASLRPGESLTQVLHKRLAGVPKVAYGRNARVLTVVEYGDVH; encoded by the coding sequence ATGCCGCGCCAAGTGATCGTCAACGCTGACGACTTCGGCCTCAGCCTCAGCGAAAACGCGCTGATCCTGCGGGCCTTCGAGACCGGAGTGATCAGTTCTACCACGGCCATGGCCAACATGCCGGGTTTCGATCAGGCGTGTGAAATGGCCCGGCAACCGTTGCTCAACGGCCACGTTGGCCTGCATTTCAACCTCAGCTACGGCCCGCCGCTGGGCCAGGCGATCACCTCACGAGCGGTTTTTTGCGACGCCAGTGGCCAGTTCGACCTGAATCTGTCGCGTTATTGCCTGCGCCTGGGCTCAAAGGATCTGGCGGCAGTGGAAGATGAACTGCAAGCGCAATGGCAACACTGCCTGGACCACGGCCTGCGACCCAGCCATCTCGATTCCCATCAACATGTGCACAACATCTGGCCCATCGGCGAACTGGTGGCCCGCTTCGCCGCCAGGCAAGGCGTGCCCATACGCCTGGCGCGCAACCTGGGGGCAAACTTGAACCTGCCCAAACGCATCTTCAAGACCCTGCTCAACCGGCGCATGCGCAGCCTGTGCGGCGCGACAGCGGACTACGTCTGCACCCCAGCCGACCTGGACCACGCCGCGCCACCGGCATATGGCTCGCTTGAGGTCATCGTGCATCCGATGCAATTGGACGGGGATTTTGGCGATGCCAGCTTGAGGCCAGGCGAGTCTTTGACCCAAGTACTGCACAAGCGCCTGGCGGGCGTGCCCAAGGTCGCATACGGCCGGAACGCACGGGTGTTGACGGTGGTTGAGTACGGGGATGTGCACTGA
- a CDS encoding GNAT family N-acetyltransferase has translation MAIRFQWCRSLGAEDFPITAYDQLRTQVPDATPFNTLAWLQAAEFALLPDQQLQVLLGWEDQALCLCLPLVSGRERIGGLRFRVLHHLGYPLADRIALMVRLDAEGMGQALMQIRQHLPHALLQLNEVVEPVGEQSVLSAWMALSSTGERRLSCRVPVHLISDSDHQEISGDPRYKLRRARKRISACGAEIRRVKPDAISMGQLLRNLAEVEAASWKGEEGVGIFADPRRRQWMNHAFTALAAQGLVRVVMLELNGECISYRLGLLDQGRLYDYNLAFLPQHADLGSGRVLLEEWIRWGLDENWHWIDASRVSLENSSHQLHERMTGQLEHWRWSFYSWQPGGLLLGFALRLWKSLKPWFGKSRSKPTATTASSPPKNQEKTDAAPSDRQR, from the coding sequence ATGGCGATCCGGTTCCAATGGTGTCGCTCCCTGGGCGCCGAGGACTTTCCCATAACGGCCTATGACCAGCTGCGAACCCAGGTGCCCGACGCTACGCCCTTCAACACCCTGGCCTGGTTGCAAGCGGCGGAGTTCGCCCTGCTGCCGGACCAGCAGTTACAGGTGTTGCTGGGCTGGGAGGACCAGGCGCTGTGCCTGTGCCTGCCCCTGGTATCGGGGCGTGAGCGTATCGGCGGGCTGCGGTTCCGGGTGTTGCATCACTTGGGTTATCCATTGGCCGACCGCATCGCCTTGATGGTGCGCCTGGACGCCGAAGGCATGGGACAGGCGTTGATGCAGATCCGTCAGCACTTGCCCCACGCGCTGCTGCAATTGAACGAGGTGGTCGAGCCGGTCGGTGAGCAAAGCGTCCTCAGTGCCTGGATGGCACTGAGTTCCACCGGAGAACGACGCCTGAGTTGCCGGGTGCCGGTACATTTGATCAGCGACAGCGACCATCAGGAAATCTCCGGCGACCCACGCTACAAATTGCGCCGCGCACGCAAGCGAATCTCCGCCTGTGGCGCCGAGATCCGCCGGGTGAAACCGGATGCCATCAGCATGGGGCAGTTGTTGCGCAACCTGGCCGAGGTCGAGGCGGCCAGTTGGAAAGGCGAGGAAGGCGTCGGCATCTTCGCCGACCCCAGGCGCCGGCAATGGATGAACCACGCCTTCACCGCCCTCGCCGCCCAAGGCCTGGTGCGGGTGGTGATGCTGGAGCTGAACGGCGAATGCATCAGCTATCGCCTCGGTTTACTGGATCAGGGACGGCTGTATGACTACAACCTGGCGTTCCTGCCGCAGCATGCCGACCTGGGCAGCGGCCGGGTATTGCTCGAAGAGTGGATTCGCTGGGGGCTGGACGAGAACTGGCACTGGATCGATGCCTCGCGCGTCAGCCTGGAGAACTCCAGCCATCAGCTACACGAACGCATGACTGGCCAACTGGAACACTGGCGCTGGAGTTTTTACTCCTGGCAGCCCGGTGGCTTGCTGCTGGGGTTTGCCTTGCGGCTATGGAAAAGCCTGAAGCCATGGTTCGGCAAAAGCCGGAGCAAACCGACCGCGACGACGGCATCGTCCCCTCCAAAGAACCAGGAGAAGACGGATGCCGCGCCAAGTGATCGTCAACGCTGA
- a CDS encoding GNAT family N-acetyltransferase has product MNVLQKLRDRIQKKGLRAVLKQLFRRYVFLHSQLVWLEHDVRTPLPPHNLKAYPPMRLEFITVNNADAFARYFGDRVKTMHELAAEGYTGLMYLDGQGDTVGFAWGSTRDYFDRHFYRCNFPINPGEYFQFGGEMTRAYWGSGMSADMQLEMWKVMADKGCDTMVDVCDIENIPAIKMHIRMGFQERGKITHVYRLFGRWRFFRDTLYNGSALDAFRKPAQPVASTAAA; this is encoded by the coding sequence ATGAACGTTCTGCAGAAATTGCGTGATCGCATCCAGAAAAAAGGCCTGCGCGCCGTCCTCAAACAGCTGTTCAGACGCTACGTGTTTCTCCACTCGCAACTGGTATGGCTGGAGCACGATGTGCGGACCCCACTGCCCCCGCATAATCTCAAGGCCTACCCGCCGATGCGCCTGGAGTTCATCACAGTCAACAATGCCGACGCTTTTGCCCGGTATTTCGGCGACCGCGTCAAAACCATGCACGAGCTGGCCGCCGAAGGCTACACAGGCTTGATGTACCTGGACGGTCAAGGCGACACCGTGGGGTTCGCCTGGGGCAGCACGCGAGACTATTTCGACCGTCATTTCTATCGCTGCAACTTCCCGATCAACCCCGGCGAATACTTTCAGTTCGGCGGCGAGATGACCCGCGCCTACTGGGGCTCCGGGATGTCGGCGGACATGCAGCTGGAGATGTGGAAAGTCATGGCGGACAAAGGCTGCGACACCATGGTCGATGTCTGCGACATAGAGAACATCCCAGCGATCAAGATGCATATACGCATGGGCTTCCAGGAACGCGGCAAGATCACCCATGTGTATCGCCTGTTCGGTCGCTGGCGTTTTTTCCGCGACACGCTTTACAACGGCTCGGCACTGGACGCCTTCCGTAAACCGGCCCAGCCGGTTGCATCGACTGCAGCGGCCTGA